The Corynebacterium atypicum genome contains the following window.
GGGATGACCGTGACCGTCGAGCCGGGGATTTATGTCCCGGGCAAGGGCGGGGTACGCATCGAGGACACGTTGATCATCACCGTGGACGGCCCGGAGACCATCACGCGCTTTCCCACCGAGCTGACCGTGCTCGATTAGGGCGAGCGCCCTTCCGGGCGGTCCGAGCCCGTGGTGTACGCTATAGCGCGACCAAAAAATCTCTAGTTTCTGTCAAGTGTCAGGAGAGTTCCCTCAGTGGCAACTACTGCCGATTTCAAGAACGGCCTCGTCCTCAAGGTCGATGGCAAGCTGCAGCAGATCGTCGAGTTTCAGCACGTCAAGCCGGGCAAGGGGCCGGCGTTTGTGCGCACCAAGCTGAAAGACGTTGTCTCGGGCAAGACCATCGACAAGACGTGGAACGCCGGGGTCAAGGTGGAGACCGCCACCGTCGATCGCCGCGATATGACGTACCTGTACTTCGACGGCTCGGCCTACGTGGTGATGGACGATAAGACCTTCGAGCAGTTCGAGCTGAGCGCGGATAAATTCGGCGACGCCGCGCGCTTCCTGCTGGAGAATATGCACGTGCAGGTATCCTTCCACGAGGGCGAGGCGCTTTTTGCGGAGCTTCCGGTCTCGGTGGAGCTGAAGATCAAGCACACCGACCCGGGCCTGCAGGGCGATCGCTCCAGCGGCGGCACCAAGCCGGCCGAGCTGGAGACCGGCGCCGAGATTCAGGTGCCCCTGTTTATTGAGACCGGCAACGTGGTCAAGGTAGACACCCGTACCGGCGAGTACCTCTCGCGGACCAGCAACTAGGTCTGCGGGTTAACAGGGTCAGTGAGACGCCACGAGGCGTGCGGAGGAAGAAATGAGCGAGCGCGTAGCTAAGTATCGCCGGCGGGGGACCAGGTATAAGGCCCGCCGGCGCGCGGTGGATTTCCTCTTCGAGGCGGAAGCCCGCGACGTCGACCCGGTGGCCATCGTCGAGGACCGGGTGGCGCTTTCCCAGGACCAGGCGAACCAGGTGGCTCCGGTGAAGGACTACACCCGACAGATCGTCGCGGGGGTGGCCGAGGAGCTCGACGGCGTGGACCTGGCGATCGAGCGGCACCTGGCCGAGGACTGGGCCCTCGAGCGGCTGCCTGCGGTCGATCGCGCGATCCTGCGCGTGGCCGTCTGGGAGCTTTTATTCAACGAGGACGTGCCGCTGGCCACCGCCGTCAGCCAGGGCGTCGAGCTCGCCTCCGAGTACTCCACGGACTCCGCGGGACCCTACATCAACGCCCTGCTTGACGATGTCGCGCGGAATCGCGAGGAGCTGCTGGCCGCCGCGCAGGCTGCAGAGGCGGAGGGCGTCGACGAGCAGGTCGAAGAAGAGCGTGAAGAACCCGCGCGCCGCGGCGTGGAAGCGGGCGGCTCGCACTCACCCGGAGCCGGCCAGGAGACTAGTGAGCAGCCGGCGCCCGCAGACCGGGAGACCACCGGGCCGTTCGGCGAAAAACGCGCCGACACCGGCATCGAGGCCGTCGGCGTCGAGGGCGTGGAGCCCCACCGGGCTTCGGTGGCCTGGCCGGCGGCCGGCCAGGTGCACGGGGTGCACGGGGCTTAACCGCGGCCACCACTTCAGTCCCCGCCGTGGGGGAATAGCTGCGGGGGCTTAACCGGCGGCGGCCGCGATTCTCGTGGCGTCCTCTGCTATCGCCTGCTGGGCCTCGGCGACCTCGCCGATCATTTCCGGCAGGGTCGCGTGCAGTTGCGCGTCGCTGATCCCGGGCGAGCAGATGAGACTCGACTCGGTGCGCACCACCGTGGTCGCAGCGGCGTCGTCAGTGTCGGTTTGCGCCGGGATCCGGCGCACCACGGCCTTGACGCCGTAGCTGGTGGCGATGTATCGGTTGGCTGCCAGAGCGCCCGGCTCTGCCGCCGGGATGCCGGCAGCCTGAAGGTCCTGCTCGCAGGCGACGATGAGTACGCTGCCTAGCGCGGTAGCCTGAAGTTTCTTGCCTTTTTTCACCACGCTGACGATGCGCTCGTCTGAGGTAGGCCACGCGGGCTCGCCGAGGGCGATCAGCGCTTCGGCGACGCGCTGGGCGAGTGGTTCAATCTCTGCGGATAATTCGGGGGAGTTGGTCACGAGTGTCCTTTGAGGGGTTGGAGGGTAGGCGGGCATTGCGCCTACGCGTGGGGATCCTGCCAGTCGACGGACTCGGGGAAGACGCGGGCCAGCGTCGCGAACGCCGAGACGGTCTGGCGGAGGTAGAAGACGAGGAAGTTGTCCAGCTGCTCCGTCGTCAGCCCCGTTGCGATGGGCATCCGGGCGCGCGCCACCACCGCGAGGGTGTTGGCCTCGAAGCCCTCGGTGACAAAGAGCGCCGGAATGAAGTTTGCCTCGTTGAGGGTACGGGTTGTCTCGAGGACGCGCGCGGCCTGGGCGTCGGGGACCTCCCCGCGCCACCTGGCCTCGCAGCGCAGCTCGCCGTCGATGCATAGAAACGAGATCGCGGCGTCGACAAACCCGGTCAACACCAGGTCCATGTGCGGGTTGCCGCTGTACTCGCGGACCTGGTAGCGCAGGTCCATGCGCTCGAGCGCCTGGCACACGCTGGCGGAGTCCACCGGCGTGACGGGCACGGAGTCGGCACGCTGGGGGTCGGCTGGTTTGTTTTCTGGATCGGTTTCGCTCACGCCACTTAAGGGTACAAGACCGGGATTGCGGTTCCAGGCCACTTGGGCGGCCGGCAGTGGTGTAGAGTAATAACCCGGCAATTGGCCATAACTTCACACCCGGCGCGCACGCGCCGGCAGACATCCTTTAAGGACCGCACTGAGAGGCGGGGAAGGAGGTCACGATGAGCGAAGGCACCACGCCGGCCGACGGAACGATCGAAATCTTAAGTTCCGCGCAGGTCGGACGCACCGTCGCGCGCATCGCGCACCAGATTATTGAAAAGACCGCGTTGGACGCGCCACACGCGCCGCGCGTCGTACTGCTCGGCATCCCCAGCGGAGGGGTGCCCTTGGCGCGCCGGTTGGCGGCCGCAATCAAGGAGTTCAGCGGCGTCGACGTCTTTGCCGGCGCGCTAGACACCGCCCTTTACCGCGACGACCTGCGCCGCCGCCCGCATCGCGCGCTCCAACCCACCAGCTTGCCGGCCGCGGGCATCGACGATGCGGTCGTCGTTCTCGTCGACGACGTGCTGTATTCCGGCAGGACGGTGCGCGCGGCGCTCGACGCCCTGCGCGACGAGGGGCGCCCGGAGCGCATCCAGCTGGCCGTCCTCGTCGACCGGGGGCACCGCCAGCTGCCCATCCGAGCCGACTTCGTGGGTAAAAACCTGCCTACCGCGCACGACGAGGACGTCACGGTCAGCCTCGAGGACATCGACGGCCGCGATGCGGTGACCCTGACCCGGAAAGGCGGGCGGCACGCATGAGAAACCTGCTCGATACCGGGGACTTAAGCCGCGCGGAGATCGTGGCGCTGATGGACGAGGCGGAGAACTTCCGTGCCGCGTTGGCCGGCCGCGAGATCAAGAAGCTGCCGACGCTGCGCGGGCGCACCGTCTTTACCCTGTTCTACGAGAACTCCACCCGTACGCGCTCCTCCTTCGAGACCGCGGGCAAGTGGATGAGCGCGGACGTGATCAACATGTCTGCGTCGTCGTCCTCGGTGAAGAAGGGCGAGTCGCTAAAGGATACGGGGCTCACACTCGCCGCGATCGGCGCGGACGCGATCATCATCCGGCACCCGTCGTCCGGGGCGGCCGTGCACCTGGCGCGGGAGTTGGACCGCGAGCTCGGTGCGGCCGCCCCCGCGGTGATCAACGCGGGCGATGGGCGCCACCAGCACCCCACCCAGGCGCTGCTCGACGCGGTGACGATGCGCCAGCGCTTAGGCTCGCTCGACGCTCTGAACGGCGCGCGGGTGCTCATCGTCGGCGACTGCGTGCATTCGCGGGTGGTGCGCTCGAACGTCGACGTGCTTAACGCGTTGGGCGCGGAGGTGGTGCTCTGCGCCCCGCCGACGCTGCTTCCGGTCGGCGTCGATACCTGGCCGGTGCGCACGGCCTTCGACTTCGACGCCGAGATAGGCCGCGCGGATGTGGTCATGATGCTGCGCGTCCAGCAAGAGCGGATGCACGGCGGGTTTTTCCCCTCGCACCGCGAGTACTCGAGCCTCTACGGGCTGTCCCCGCAGCGACTCGAGGCGATGAAAGAGGGGGCCATCGTGATGCACCCCGGCCCCATGCTGCGCGGCATGGAGATCAATTATGACGTCGCCGATGCCCCGCAGACCGCGGTGCTGCAGCAGGTGGCAAACGGCGTGCACGTGCGCATGGCTGTGTTGCACACGCTGCTCGCCCACGAGCCGGGCCTTTCCGCCGGCGCATTAGACACGGCAGCCAGGAGGGACTGAGAAAATGACAAACGGTGCTTGTTACCCCGAGGTAGGTCCCCTGGCCGCGCACCCACGCGGCAGCCTGCTCATCCGCTCCGTGCGGCCCTACGGCGAGGGCGCCCCGGTGAATGTGCTAATCGAGGACGGCCGGATCGTGAACATGTCCGCGCCGGCCGACCAGACCGCGGACAATGTCCTTGATGCCGCCGGCGGCGTGTTGCTGCCCGGCCTGGTAGACATGCACGTCCACCTGCGCGAGCCGGGCCGAGAGGACACCGAGACGATCGCCACCGGCGCGCGTGCGGCCTCCCGCGGCGGGTTTACCGCAGTGTTCACCATGGCCAACACCACACCGGTCACCGATCAGCCGATCATCGCCGAGGGCGTGTGGGCGAAGGGCCAAAAGCTCAATCTGTGTGACGTCCACCCGGTGGGGGCGATCACGAAGGGCTTGGAAGGCGCGTCGCTCACCGAGTTCGGCATGATGGCGCGCAGCCAGGCGCGGGTGCGGATGTTCTCCGACGACGGCGTGTGCGTGGACAACCCGCTGATCATGCGCCGAGCGCTCGAGTATGCCCGGGGATGTGACGTGCTCATCGCCCAGCACGCCGAAGACGCCCGGCTGGTCGCCGGCGGCTGCGCGCACGAGGGGCCCATGGCCGGTCGGCTGGGGCTTCCCGGCCGGCCGCGGACGGCCGAAGAGGCGATCGTGATCCGCGACGCTCTGCTTGCCCGCGACTTTGGCAACCGGTTGCACATCTGCCACGTCTCGAGCGCGGGCACGGTCGAGCTGCTGCGGTTCGCCCACGCCCAGAAGATCCCGGTGACTTCGGAGGTGACGCCGCACCATCTGTTGCTCACCGACGAGCCGCTCGACAGGTTCGACGGTGCGCTGCGGGTCAACCCGCCGCTGCGCGAGGCCTCGGATGCCGAGGCGCTGTGCCAGGCCCTCCTCGACGGGGACATCGACTGCGTGGCCACTGATCACGCCCCGCACGGAGCCGAGGAGAAGTGCTGCGATTTCGAGCACGCCCTGCCCGGGATGCTGGGGCTAGAGACCTCGCTGGCCATCATCGCACGGCTCTTCGTCGAACCGGGCCTGGCTGACTGGCGCTTCGTCGCCCGGGTGATGAGCGAGCGCCCCGCCGAGATCGTGCGGCTGCCGGGCCAGGGGCGTCCGCTGGCCGTCGGAGAGCCGGCGAACCTCGCCGTCATCGACCCGGATAGCCCCTGGACGGTGCAGCCCGACCAGCTAGCATCCAAGTCGAAAAACACCCCGTTTGCTGGGATGACGTTCAACGCCAGGGTCACGGCCACGGTGCTGCGCGGCAAGGTGACCCACCGGCTCGGAAACGACTCTTAAGCGATCGCTCAATTGCACTTGAAGAAAGGTGTTACCGTGGCCCAATCACTATCCGACTCTCGCGCGGAGGA
Protein-coding sequences here:
- the efp gene encoding elongation factor P; amino-acid sequence: MATTADFKNGLVLKVDGKLQQIVEFQHVKPGKGPAFVRTKLKDVVSGKTIDKTWNAGVKVETATVDRRDMTYLYFDGSAYVVMDDKTFEQFELSADKFGDAARFLLENMHVQVSFHEGEALFAELPVSVELKIKHTDPGLQGDRSSGGTKPAELETGAEIQVPLFIETGNVVKVDTRTGEYLSRTSN
- a CDS encoding YbjN domain-containing protein, encoding MSETDPENKPADPQRADSVPVTPVDSASVCQALERMDLRYQVREYSGNPHMDLVLTGFVDAAISFLCIDGELRCEARWRGEVPDAQAARVLETTRTLNEANFIPALFVTEGFEANTLAVVARARMPIATGLTTEQLDNFLVFYLRQTVSAFATLARVFPESVDWQDPHA
- the pyrR gene encoding bifunctional pyr operon transcriptional regulator/uracil phosphoribosyltransferase PyrR, with the protein product MSEGTTPADGTIEILSSAQVGRTVARIAHQIIEKTALDAPHAPRVVLLGIPSGGVPLARRLAAAIKEFSGVDVFAGALDTALYRDDLRRRPHRALQPTSLPAAGIDDAVVVLVDDVLYSGRTVRAALDALRDEGRPERIQLAVLVDRGHRQLPIRADFVGKNLPTAHDEDVTVSLEDIDGRDAVTLTRKGGRHA
- a CDS encoding aspartate carbamoyltransferase catalytic subunit encodes the protein MRNLLDTGDLSRAEIVALMDEAENFRAALAGREIKKLPTLRGRTVFTLFYENSTRTRSSFETAGKWMSADVINMSASSSSVKKGESLKDTGLTLAAIGADAIIIRHPSSGAAVHLARELDRELGAAAPAVINAGDGRHQHPTQALLDAVTMRQRLGSLDALNGARVLIVGDCVHSRVVRSNVDVLNALGAEVVLCAPPTLLPVGVDTWPVRTAFDFDAEIGRADVVMMLRVQQERMHGGFFPSHREYSSLYGLSPQRLEAMKEGAIVMHPGPMLRGMEINYDVADAPQTAVLQQVANGVHVRMAVLHTLLAHEPGLSAGALDTAARRD
- a CDS encoding dihydroorotase — encoded protein: MTNGACYPEVGPLAAHPRGSLLIRSVRPYGEGAPVNVLIEDGRIVNMSAPADQTADNVLDAAGGVLLPGLVDMHVHLREPGREDTETIATGARAASRGGFTAVFTMANTTPVTDQPIIAEGVWAKGQKLNLCDVHPVGAITKGLEGASLTEFGMMARSQARVRMFSDDGVCVDNPLIMRRALEYARGCDVLIAQHAEDARLVAGGCAHEGPMAGRLGLPGRPRTAEEAIVIRDALLARDFGNRLHICHVSSAGTVELLRFAHAQKIPVTSEVTPHHLLLTDEPLDRFDGALRVNPPLREASDAEALCQALLDGDIDCVATDHAPHGAEEKCCDFEHALPGMLGLETSLAIIARLFVEPGLADWRFVARVMSERPAEIVRLPGQGRPLAVGEPANLAVIDPDSPWTVQPDQLASKSKNTPFAGMTFNARVTATVLRGKVTHRLGNDS